The genomic DNA CAGTGGAACGGTGCGCTCGCGGGTCTTCTATGCCCTGCGGTCGATGAAGCTGGCTCTGGAGGAGCGGGGGGTGACGGCATGAACATGTACGGGGGATATGGAAGCGGAACCGGAGGTCCGGGGTCCGCGCGCGGAACAGCGGGAGCACAGGGGCCGGGCGACGTGCATGAAACAGTCGGCGCCTACGCCCTCGGCATCCTCGACGACGCCGAGGCGACCGCCTTCGAAGCGCATCTCGCCACCTGCGACTGGTGCGCCCAGCAACTCGACGACCTCGCCGGAATGGAACCGATGCTGGCCGCGCTCGCGGACCTGCCGAGTTCCCAGGGCACCCCTGCCATCGGCGAGTCCCTGTCCGCCAGGCCCAGCCCACGGCTGGCCGAGCGGCTGGTCGACGAGGTGTCCGAGCGGCGCGCCCTGAAGCGCAGGCGCAGCTTCTTCATGCTGGCGGCGGCGGCCGCGATGATCATCGGCGGTCCGCTGGTCGTCATGGCGGTCAACGGCGACGGCGGCGGCAAGGAGCCGGTGGCCAGTGCCACCAGCCCCGCCAAGGACGCCTTCATGCACATGTCCAAGAAGATCTCGGCGACGGACTCGAGCACCAAGGTCAACGCCGTGATCGCGATGGACTCCAAGGACTGGGGCACCCACTCCGTCCTCCAGCTGAAGAACGTCAAGGGCCCGCTCAAGTGCTCCCTGATCGCCGTCGGCAAGAACGGCGAGCGTGAGACGGTCACGTCCTGGGCGGTCCCGAAGTGGGGCTACGGCATCAAGGACGCCAAGACCGAACAGGCCAAGAACCCGCTCTACGTCCACGGCGGCGCGGCCTTCAAGCCCAACGAGATCGACCACTTCGAGGTCATGACCTTCGACGGCAAGCGGCTCGTCGAAGTGAACGTGTGAGCGAACTCGGCACTGCCACGTAGCCTCCAGGGGTCCCCTTCGCGTACGGTTGACGGCTGCCCAGCACGTCAGAAGGGGGCCCGGTGGCCGCTCAGGTTCAACAGGAAACCGCGTTCGGCCCGGTCGACGAGTCCTCCGTCCAGGACTCGGCATCGGACTCCGCTCAGGATTCCGTACGAGACCGGGAAATCAGCGTCGAACAGGAGCACCTGGACCGGGTGTACCGCCGTCTCGAGGAGAAGATCCACGAGGCGGAGTTCCTGATGCAGGACGCAGCTCAGCGCGGCCAGGTCGGTACGCCGGGGGCGCTCGCCGAGCGCGACGCCCAGGTGTTCCGGGCGGGGATCCACCTCAACCGCCTGAACAACGAGTTCGAGGACTTCCTCTTCGGCCGTATCGACCTGCTGCTCGGCAAGGACGGCAAGAAGGGCCCGGACGGGGCGTACACGGCCGTCGAGCCCGCCGAGGGCGTCGTCCGGGACGACAACACGGCGGACATCGCCGAGACCCTGCACATCGGCCGCATCGGCGTCCTCGACGCGGAGTACGCGCCGCTGGTCATCGACTGGCGGGCACCCGCCGCGGCCCCCTTCTACCGCTCCACGCCGGTCGACCCCGGGCGCGTCGTACGCCGCCGGGTCATCCGCTCCAAGGGGCGCAAGGTCCTCGGCGTCGAGGACGACCTGATGCGCCCCGAGCTGACGGCGTCGCTGAACGACGAGCCCCTGGCCGTCATCGGTGACGGCGCCCTGATGGCCGCCCTGGGCCAGGCCCGCAGCCACACCATGCGGGACATCGTGGCGTCGATCCAGGCGGAGCAGGACCTGGTGATCCGCGCCCCCGCCGCCTCCGTGACGTACGTCGAGGGCGGCCCCGGCACCGGCAAGACCGCGGTGGCCCTGCACCGCGCCGCCTACCTCCTCTACCAGGACCGCCGCAGATACGCGGGCGGCATCCTGATCGTCTCCCCGACCCCGCTCCTGGTCGCCTACACCGAGGGCGTCCTGCCGTCGCTCGGCGAGGAGGGCCAGG from Streptomyces avermitilis MA-4680 = NBRC 14893 includes the following:
- a CDS encoding anti-sigma factor family protein; protein product: MYGGYGSGTGGPGSARGTAGAQGPGDVHETVGAYALGILDDAEATAFEAHLATCDWCAQQLDDLAGMEPMLAALADLPSSQGTPAIGESLSARPSPRLAERLVDEVSERRALKRRRSFFMLAAAAAMIIGGPLVVMAVNGDGGGKEPVASATSPAKDAFMHMSKKISATDSSTKVNAVIAMDSKDWGTHSVLQLKNVKGPLKCSLIAVGKNGERETVTSWAVPKWGYGIKDAKTEQAKNPLYVHGGAAFKPNEIDHFEVMTFDGKRLVEVNV